The following are from one region of the Halarcobacter sp. genome:
- a CDS encoding ABC transporter permease, which yields MKNIDSKKIADIAIKFYFFSFFIYLFLPLVVVSLAAFNESSIPTIYPWKGFSLHWISEFFQDYKLFEAILNSLIIGLGVVILSIPLGLAGALFLLNINKKARDVFYAILVSPILTPGVIIGIATLVMWNNLFEVSGGIILTIVGQTTFISSMAMLLFMSRLQKFDKNLELAALDLGASPTQLFFKITVPFLKPAIFSATALAFLQSIQNYNTTLFLIGTQSTITIHIGSMVKLGLTPVLNVLALIIILVTIGLSTLYVLKKRKENK from the coding sequence ATGAAAAATATTGATTCAAAAAAAATTGCAGATATTGCAATAAAGTTTTATTTTTTTAGCTTTTTTATATATCTGTTTTTACCCTTAGTAGTTGTTTCATTAGCAGCGTTCAATGAAAGTTCAATCCCTACAATTTACCCATGGAAAGGGTTTTCTTTACATTGGATAAGTGAGTTTTTCCAAGATTATAAACTTTTTGAAGCAATATTAAACTCACTAATAATTGGTCTTGGAGTTGTAATATTGTCTATTCCTCTTGGTTTAGCAGGTGCTTTGTTTTTACTAAATATAAATAAAAAAGCAAGAGATGTTTTTTATGCAATTTTAGTCTCTCCCATATTAACCCCCGGAGTTATTATAGGTATAGCAACACTAGTGATGTGGAATAATCTTTTTGAGGTTTCAGGAGGTATTATTTTGACAATTGTTGGGCAAACTACATTTATCTCATCTATGGCAATGTTGCTGTTTATGTCTAGACTTCAAAAGTTTGATAAAAACTTAGAACTTGCAGCTTTAGATTTGGGAGCTTCACCTACACAATTGTTTTTTAAAATAACAGTTCCTTTTTTAAAGCCTGCTATTTTTTCAGCAACAGCATTAGCTTTTTTACAATCAATACAAAACTATAACACAACACTGTTTTTAATAGGTACACAAAGTACAATCACTATTCATATTGGAAGTATGGTAAAACTTGGACTTACTCCTGTACTAAATGTACTTGCCTTAATTATTATCCTAGTAACCATAGGATTATCTACACTTTATGTTTTAAAAAAAAGAAAGGAAAATAAATGA
- a CDS encoding ABC transporter permease yields the protein MSKLINRYGKALSAYILFSVILWLSIFIIFPQALMVEYSFWKYDETAQQKLWEETDKLDAKRYELEKQLDKNPQNKKLEEKINKLSEQIEKNDLLSQEPPKIYTNENYEYLLTNNLHRSIFFKTIWSSILVTILAFLVCYPIAYYLAHMASSKGKIFIFLGLIIPYWIDELLRTFAWFMILSFNGIINNILISLGFIDTPIDFFQNNSAALIGMVYAYILFMLFPIYNTLETLDKNQILAARDLGASWITIHKKIIIPYAKPGIAVGSIFVFMLTAGTYAVPSILGGTKGLWFTQIIYSWFFDGGNWNQGSAYGIALLVLCILFIVLMLKLFKVKLEDMSK from the coding sequence ATGTCAAAATTAATTAATAGATATGGAAAAGCTTTAAGTGCTTATATCTTATTTTCTGTGATTTTATGGTTAAGTATATTTATTATCTTTCCCCAAGCTTTAATGGTAGAGTATTCATTTTGGAAATATGATGAAACAGCACAACAAAAACTGTGGGAAGAGACAGATAAATTAGATGCTAAAAGATATGAGTTAGAAAAACAGTTAGATAAGAATCCACAAAATAAAAAACTTGAAGAGAAAATAAACAAACTAAGTGAGCAAATTGAAAAAAATGATTTATTATCCCAAGAACCTCCTAAAATATACACTAATGAAAATTATGAGTATTTATTAACAAATAACTTACATAGATCTATATTTTTTAAAACAATTTGGTCCTCTATACTTGTTACAATACTTGCATTTTTAGTATGTTATCCTATCGCATACTATTTAGCCCATATGGCAAGCAGTAAGGGTAAGATATTTATCTTTTTGGGATTGATTATTCCATATTGGATAGATGAACTTCTAAGAACATTTGCTTGGTTTATGATTTTATCTTTTAATGGGATTATAAATAATATATTAATCTCTTTAGGTTTTATTGATACACCTATTGATTTTTTTCAAAATAATTCAGCAGCACTAATAGGAATGGTTTATGCTTATATTCTTTTTATGCTTTTCCCTATTTACAATACCCTAGAAACTTTAGATAAAAATCAAATCCTAGCAGCAAGGGATTTAGGGGCTTCTTGGATAACAATACATAAAAAAATCATCATTCCTTATGCGAAACCAGGAATTGCTGTTGGTTCAATCTTTGTTTTTATGTTAACAGCCGGAACCTATGCAGTACCTTCAATATTAGGTGGAACTAAAGGTTTATGGTTTACTCAGATTATATATAGTTGGTTTTTTGATGGTGGAAATTGGAATCAAGGTTCTGCATATGGAATTGCATTATTAGTTTTATGTATATTATTTATAGTGTTGATGTTAAAACTCTTTAAAGTAAAACTAGAGGATATGTCAAAATGA
- a CDS encoding ABC transporter ATP-binding protein, whose translation MGVKIEDITMEFEKLHALKNVNLNIEKGEFFSILGPSGCGKTTLLKIISGFLEPTKGKVFIADQNMKNVSANKRPTSLVFQNLALFLNISVKENIAFGLRVKKVDNKQIDKKVNELLKMVSLEEYENSSIEDLSGGQKQRVAIARALAVEPKVLLLDEPLSALDLKLRQHMRKELRALQKLTGITFIYITHDQGEALSMSDKVAVMSKGRVEQVSTPQELYNNPKTTFVANFVGENNEFNGKIIRNLDENVIVKTIYGNFNVIKKAKLKVGDSVKLFIRPERFSLKQKINSISLNINTSSFEGSLLNIYLKRYEEDLIKNDIVLHKKNNNELQLKVSKEKMTIYFDENDVVLLKAF comes from the coding sequence ATGGGTGTAAAAATTGAAGATATTACAATGGAATTTGAAAAACTTCACGCACTTAAAAACGTAAACTTAAATATAGAAAAAGGAGAATTTTTCTCTATTCTTGGTCCATCTGGTTGTGGAAAAACAACATTATTAAAGATTATATCTGGATTTTTAGAACCAACAAAAGGGAAAGTTTTTATAGCAGATCAAAATATGAAAAATGTTAGTGCAAATAAAAGACCAACATCCCTTGTTTTTCAAAATCTTGCTTTATTTCTAAATATTAGTGTAAAAGAGAATATTGCTTTTGGACTAAGAGTTAAAAAAGTAGATAATAAACAAATAGACAAAAAAGTAAATGAATTATTAAAAATGGTATCCCTAGAAGAGTATGAGAATAGTTCAATAGAAGATTTGTCAGGTGGACAAAAACAAAGAGTAGCAATAGCTAGAGCTCTTGCTGTTGAACCAAAAGTATTGCTTTTAGATGAGCCTTTATCAGCTTTAGATTTAAAACTTAGACAACATATGAGAAAAGAGCTTAGAGCTTTACAAAAACTTACAGGTATTACGTTTATATATATTACCCATGACCAAGGTGAAGCTTTATCTATGTCTGATAAAGTTGCTGTTATGTCAAAAGGAAGAGTTGAACAAGTTTCTACCCCTCAAGAGTTGTATAATAACCCAAAAACTACATTTGTAGCAAATTTTGTGGGTGAGAATAATGAGTTTAATGGAAAGATTATTCGAAATTTAGATGAAAATGTTATTGTTAAAACTATATATGGAAATTTTAATGTGATAAAAAAAGCTAAATTAAAAGTTGGAGATAGTGTAAAACTATTTATTAGACCAGAAAGATTTTCATTAAAACAAAAAATAAATTCTATCTCATTAAATATCAACACAAGCTCTTTTGAAGGCTCTTTACTAAATATTTATCTAAAAAGATATGAAGAGGATTTAATAAAAAACGATATTGTATTACATAAAAAGAATAACAATGAATTACAATTAAAAGTTAGTAAAGAGAAGATGACAATATATTTTGATGAAAATGATGTTGTACTTTTAAAGGCTTTTTAA
- a CDS encoding extracellular solute-binding protein, giving the protein MNRRNFLKKGLGLGSAALIAPAIVSNTMASSMELNLYAWSDYISEDMIKAFEKETGIKVNLTTYGSNDEVLNKLRASKGNGFDIVMPSVTYGQQWYKHRLLQPLDLTKLNVAGCEKSMWDSSASFGGEFRGKRYIVPFNWGTEAIAVNTEKLDAKANKISYGDLWKDNLDSKVTVRAHSSLIGVGLYLDRIGKVKSNRMLDTYKDEQTMRDVYSKITDYVIEHKNNIRQFWSNAQETTNAFMQNGCVIGQTWDGPAMRMMSETNGKIKFMAPKEGAITWMDGMAIPKGAKNVSAAYAWINWYYNGGKSGAMHANASGYNSCAAGAAKYLSAQAKANFEEAYPGDAIKNLWWYPEEPTWFVTVRNEFRDKLLAAGV; this is encoded by the coding sequence ATGAATAGAAGAAATTTTCTAAAAAAGGGTTTAGGTTTAGGAAGTGCTGCACTTATTGCTCCTGCAATTGTTTCAAATACTATGGCATCATCAATGGAATTAAACCTTTATGCATGGTCTGATTATATTTCAGAAGATATGATTAAAGCTTTTGAAAAAGAGACAGGTATTAAAGTTAATCTAACAACTTATGGTTCAAATGATGAAGTGTTAAATAAATTAAGAGCCTCAAAAGGAAATGGATTTGATATTGTTATGCCATCTGTAACATATGGTCAACAATGGTATAAACACAGACTTTTACAACCATTAGATTTAACAAAATTAAATGTTGCAGGTTGTGAAAAATCAATGTGGGATTCATCTGCTTCATTTGGTGGAGAGTTTAGAGGAAAAAGATATATTGTTCCATTTAACTGGGGAACTGAAGCTATTGCTGTAAATACTGAAAAGCTTGATGCAAAAGCAAATAAGATTTCATATGGAGATTTATGGAAAGATAATTTAGATTCAAAAGTAACAGTTAGAGCTCATTCATCTTTAATTGGTGTTGGATTATATCTTGATAGAATCGGAAAAGTGAAATCAAATAGAATGTTAGATACCTATAAAGATGAACAAACTATGAGAGATGTTTACTCTAAGATAACTGATTATGTAATTGAGCACAAAAACAATATTAGACAATTTTGGTCAAATGCACAAGAAACAACTAATGCTTTTATGCAAAATGGTTGTGTTATAGGACAAACTTGGGATGGTCCTGCTATGAGAATGATGAGTGAAACTAATGGGAAAATCAAGTTTATGGCTCCAAAAGAGGGTGCTATTACTTGGATGGATGGAATGGCTATTCCAAAGGGTGCAAAAAATGTATCTGCTGCTTATGCTTGGATAAATTGGTATTATAATGGCGGAAAATCAGGAGCAATGCATGCAAATGCTTCAGGATATAACTCTTGTGCAGCAGGAGCAGCAAAATACTTATCAGCTCAAGCTAAAGCAAATTTTGAAGAGGCTTATCCTGGCGATGCAATTAAAAATCTATGGTGGTATCCAGAAGAGCCAACTTGGTTTGTAACAGTTAGAAATGAGTTTAGAGATAAACTTTTAGCAGCTGGTGTATAA